ATTAAACTTATATGTTTCTGAGAATTCAAATAACTTATGATTATATAGCAGACAAATCCCTTTGAATAATAAAAGAAAATTCTCAAAAATTAGTCCTTTATCTGTAATTAAACTAATCGGATATTTAATTAAAGTCGGTATGTTTCCTTTTACTAAATAAACCAGTGATACTACTATTCCGGAAATAATTGGGAAACTCATTTTTCTAATTTCAAATGGTCTATTTAGCAATGCGAGTAATGTACTAGTAACAAAAAGCGGAACGAAATACCATAAAAGGATAAGAGAATCCGAAAAACTGATAAGAGCTAAAATAAGTAAGTAGAGAACAGCATTCAATCTTCCATGAGTATTCTGTGGGTAGATTAGCAAAAGAACTCCTAAAAAAGTAATTGCTCCCATATGTACTTCTGGCCGCAAAAAGAAATTGTCTGCAGCAAAGTTAGGAATGTTTACGAGAAGTGAAGCAAATATCAGGGAACTTGTTATATTTTTAGTCATGTTATATACAAGTACAGAAAAGATTAAAATTATAACAACGAATATGATATATGCAGATAAAGCCAATGCTACTGGACTATATCCTGAAAATAACTGTGGAAGCAAATGATAAGGAATTAAGTCCGAAAATACATGTGGATCTGCGAACGGAAAATAGAATCCCTGCAAAAAAGAATTCCCATGAACAAAGAACTCTTTCCAAACCAGGCCTGGCGAGACGTCATCACTGTCTAGTTTATGTAACAGTGAAAGTTGAAATTTTAGGGACAAACCATACAAAATTAGAAAAAATAGAATCCAGTTAAGTAGCTGATCATTTTTTAAATAATTGATTCTGAAAATATGAGATATCCTTGAATCCTCGATTAATTTTTTGAATCCACTTGAAATATTCGAAATAGATCCCATTCTTTACCTCCGGGTACTAAAGTGAATTTTTTCACAAAGAAGTTATCAACATGTAAGTGGGTTTAAAATTAAACTCACTTTATCTGACTTTAACAAATTCAATGACAATATCGCAAGTTTACTAGAATTCAAAGTCTGTACCGTGCGTAATTTAATAGTTTGAACATGGAATTTCTGCTTTCGATACAAGTAATCACTAACGCTAAACATAATATGAAAGAATGAATTAGGCACTTTCTTCAAAACTGCGAGATAGTATAAAAATTCAAAAGATATGAAGATTAATCCCAAAACATTGTATATAGTAATCTGTTCTTGAAATAAAATTGTAGAAAAAACCAGTATCATAAAGTTAACTAAGCTTAAAAACGAATATGCATAAGAGAGTGGGTAATATATCAGTGCTAATAGCTGCCAGACAATAGCCTGTAAAACAAGAAGTACTAAAGAAAGAAAATAAAAAGTGTTAGTAACTATAATAAAGAGAGAAGTGTTTTTTACTGAAAGTGCAGCATATTTTCCACGTATTCCACTTCCTGTCTGTAATAGTATGGAGAATATTATTGCATTAAAATGAAAGATTTGTTTTTTGTTCGAAACACGAGCTTTAAAGCCGTTTATTCTTTTCATTTACCAAGACCCACCGGGGGTGAAATGTTTGTGATTAATATCCAGAATATCTTTTCTGACGTATGATGCAGTATCTCATGCATACATACTATAGAAAAGTATTTACTCTCCCATTCTCCTGAAAAAGCACAAAAACTCATACCCAAAAACTTACTTCAAGATGAAGCATTTCCTAACTGAAACAACACATTTTCATATCTTTTTGCAATGTTTGACCAGCTAATCTCTTTTATCTTTCTCTCAGCAGAGTTGGCAACTTCTTTCTGTAATTTTTCGTTTTCATATAATTTCATAATCCCCTTTTTGATTTCATCTGGAGAACACCCAGGGATTTTATAAACTTCTTCTTTAAATTCACTAAATATTGGAATATCTGTTACGATAACAGGCCTTTGAGAAGCCAGAGAAAACCTTATAGCGCCACTAGCTCCCTCTTTTGTATCTTTGTAAGGCATTACAACGATGTCGGAAGCCTGTAACAGGTAAATAATTTCCTGTTTTTCCAAAAAATCCGTAAAGAATATAACGTGTCTATTAATTCCTAAGTTACTAACTTCTTTCTTACAGCTTTCGTAATATTTTACTGAGATCTCATCTGGAAATATGGAACTTACAACCAGAAAAAGCAAGTCAGGATACTTCTTTATAATTGAAGGTAACGCCTGTATCGTTTCTAATACTCCTTTATGTGGCAGGAGAAAGCCAAAAGTAGAGATTATTTTCGAATTGTTGAAAATTCCTTTTTTAAGTTCTTCTTTTTCATTGTTGTCGAAAACTACATTTCCATGGGGAATTTTAATTACATTGTCAATAATTCCTTTTTCTGATAATTCCCTGACGTCACTTGATGAATGCACCCAGATTTTGTCTACAAGTCTTAGCTCTTTTTTGATAGAGTCTAATTTAACGGGTTTGTTCATAAATTCGGTATTACCTACAGAATGAAAAGTGATTATCAATTTTATTCCCTTCTCTTTTAGCTTTTTGACCATATCAGCCAGAGAGTTCAGTTCAAAGAACCCAAAATTGAACTGAACGTGGATTACATCCAGATCGCTTTCCAATATTTTATTGCAAAGAGTGCTCAGGTCATCGAAATATGGTTCCCAGCAACGAATTACGTTATCTCCATCCATTGTTATAAGATCTTTAGAACTTACTTTGTTTGCAAAGATTTTAACTTCCTCTGGGTTTCTTAAATTGCTAACCAAATATTTTGTGTACTCTGCGATACCACATTTTGTATTCCAGGTAGAAACAATACCCAGTTTTGGTTTGAATCTAACACTTTTCAGAAACTCGATCGTTTTCTTTGCTGAGACATCCCAGTTAAAATTGTTTTTGATATTGGCATACGCTGTTTCTACTTTTGCTTTTACTTCATCGCTATTTTTATTTTCGTACACGTGTCTCATCAAAGTAGCCAAATGGTTTACATCAGGCTCTGCCCACAATGAATCAGCCATAGTATATTGCTTTTTTAAATGCGTAATAGAAGGCTCAAGCTTAAAATCAACTAAGTATGAAGTCTTTTCATTACAGAAATCAAGATGACCGCTGTAGTTGGTGGTAATTACAGGAACTTTGCAAAGCATTGCTTCTGCCATAGTAAGACCAAAACCCTCACCTCTTGTAGGTGAGACATAATAATTGCATTTTTTATAGAGTGATACCAATTCATTATCAGAAATATCGCGATCAATGTGAATAACTTCAGGACCATTAGGTTTCACAATGTTTTTTATTTGCTCAGCAATATTATTGTGAATATTAGGAAACGTCTTCACAACTAAACAAACGTCATCTTCTCTAGAAAACTCTTTTGTGTAGGCCTTAAGGAGAACATCAATGCCCTTCCTTGGAAAACCGGAACCTACATTGAAGAATAAGAATTTTTTATTAGTATGTAATTCCGCAGGCAACACATCTTTTTCAAAATGATCAATCTGGACGCCTGTAGGAATAACTCCAATCCTGGTATTTATGCCTGAGTTGATCAAAACGTCTTTAACAAAATTTGTAGGTACTAGAATCCCATCCAGAGAATTGAGATCATCGATCCATTCCTGAGGGAGGGCCGATTCTTCCCAGAAAAAGTAGATAAGATTATATCTCCCGTTCATATCTTTTGTTCTGGGAGGATAAATGTTTCTTATTGAAAAGAAAGGAAATTTCGGGTCATTTTTCCATAATTCCCTGACTCTTTTGTCTTTTATGCTTCCTTTTTGTGGGATGTAATCTCCTGTACCTGTTGTTGCAAAAAGTGAAACGTCTTGATCAAGTTTATCTAATGCCAGAGCTAAATTTCGGTTTATTATAGACAAACTATAAGAATCTTCAAACGTGCCTTCGATCCTTATGGACGGCTTGGAATTAATTTCTTTAAAATCAGTATCAATATAATTCTTCAAAATTTCAGATATATTCTTTTTGTTGAAAAACTCCAATCTTTTAGTTTGCTTATCGACAACTTTTTTTCTTAATGTTTTATCTTCAACCAGCAGGTTGATCATTTCCGCGATTTCTATATAGTTTTTTTCGTTAACTAAAATCCCTGACTCACCAAGCGTTTGTGGGATGGCTGTGCAGTTGTTTGCAATAATTGGAATTTTGAAATGCATACTTTCAAGTAAAGGTACGCAGAATCCTTCATGTTCGCTCATTGCCAAAAAAATATTTCCCACTTTGTAGTAGGAAACCAGTTCATCCAGATTTATGTGACCAGTGAAGTATAGATTATCCAGATTTAATTCTTGAACAAGATCCCTCAGGTAAGTATAATAGTTTTCCATTCCATTGTATGAACCTACTAAAAGTAATCTGGATCTTTTGTTAATATATTTATTATAATAATAGAAACTTTTTATAGCATCCTCTATTTTTTTATTAGGACTGATCCTGCCGACAACTAATATGTTGACAAAATCATCATCATACTTGCTTATTACTTTTTTATTTGGCTGAACATTAAAGTTATCGAAGTTAATCAAGTAAGGAAGAACTGAAGTTTTATTGAAACCAGCATCAATGAGATCCTGTTTATTAAACTCGGAATCGGCAAGCGCTACATCTACAATATTTCTTATTTCCGTGCTAAGTTCTTGATGTCCAATTTTAGTTGAATACTCATAATCAGAGTTGATATTATGGAAAAAGTGGGGTGGAGTAATGTTATGGTAAAGTAAAATTTTTTTATCCGGCAACGATTTTACGAAATTTAGAAGTTCAGAGCCATATCCTATAGAATAATGGATGATAAGAATATTATTTGGAGAGCTGATTTTGCGATATTCATTGTATTGTTTCACAGTGCTGCTCATTTTTGGATGAATGTATTGACCATATATGTTAGATTCATACCCCAGCTCTCTCAGAACTGTCCTTATTTCCAGCATTTCATTACCAATAGCATCCCCATAACTTACTGAAGGATGGATTTGATGAACTTGGAATATTCTCATAAATTACACCGTTCACTGTCTATGGCAATCTATTCTGTTTTGTCGGAAATGACGCACACTATTTGCGTATCTTCACGATAATACTCCAATTTTTCAATGTTCAATCCACCATCTTTGAGGATTACTTCCCATTCTTCAGTAGTCATTTTTCGCTCATTCCCAAACTCACGCTTCGGGTAATGTATCGAAGGAACAGAGAACACAACATATTTTGCCGCTTCAAGCTGTTTTGAAAGCATTTTTACGATTCCTTCGTTATCGAAGTGTTCCAGTGTACCCTGTGAAAAAGCTACATCGAAATACTTATGTTTAAATTGATTTAAACAGTTTGCATCCAACATGACAAAGTTAGCATGTCCACCCAATCTCCTATTAGTGGTTATTGCATTAAAAATCACATTTATATCGTTATCTAACCCCATAACTTCATATTTTTGCCTAGAAAAATAAATTGACATGGTAGCAGTACCTATACCAATTTCTATCAGCTTAGGTACCCTATTTCCCGACGCTTTCTGTGCATATTCCTCTACTACTGAAATAAAATGATTATGATGATTTACGTTTCCTAACAGGTCTTCTTCGGAGATCTCTTGACTATAGTATTGCCCCCATGCAGTAGACGCTAATGCATTTTTGGAAGAAGCCAGGAAATCAGATGTTACATTTTTCATGATCTTATCCAGTTCAATAAATTTAGCATCCAAGGCATTAATTTTTGAATCCAGCTCCCTGTTCTTTTCAGCGACTTTTTCATATTCCCCAAGGAGCTTCTCATTTATTTTCAAAGATTCTTCATAGTTCCCAAAGAGCTCTTCGTTTTTAGTAAGTAATCTCTCGTATTTACCGGATAGTTCCTCATTTTTACCTAGAAGTTCCGTAAGAATTCTACAGGTACACGCGTTTACCTCGCTTTGCTGAGCAAAAGCTGGATCTACATATCTCTTAACTTCACCGTTTACCAGATTTCGACCTTTTACCAAAAAGGATCCTGTAACATGACGATGTGAACTGATCACATAACTTCTGTTCTGAACATCATAATTTGAAGTTAAATATTCCAGATCTTTAGCTGTCATTCCATTCACCGCAGGGGAAATTTTTTTCTCGGAGTTTTTAATCAGCGAGTTTAGGATCGGTTCTGAGTAAGCACCTGTTTTTTTTCTACTCTGAATATTCTCTCTTATCCTTTCCAAAACTTCTTTTGCATTAATTTCGTCATCGCGAATATCAAATGTACTCATATCAGGCCGCCCTCTCTGAACTTAATTCCCAGGTACATGAAAGACCCAACACACCTTCCTCATATCCGGTTGGAATAATGGAGAATGAATATTGTTTATCCTTGTGATCTAGCGGAACATAGTTCTTGGATTGTACCAAGTCTACAGTCATCAAAAACTTTCCTGTTTGCAAAGGTACTTTTTCAATCAGCAAATCTATATAGCCATTTCCCGAAATACTATTAATTGGATAATTTTTAAGGAAAGTATTTGTCCCAAAAAGATGTTTACCCCTTTCGGAATACAGCGCAATACCAAAGACGGGATCCTCTATACTTTCCTTTGAATTGTAAAAGATGCGTACTTTCATAGGATCAAGAGAATTAAAATTAGTATTTGCATGGTCAAATTTATCATAAAATTTAACGTCAACGATTTCTGCTATTTTTTCAGTAATCTGGTGGGAAGTAAGACCATGTTGATCGTTTTGTACTTTGTTTTCACCTGATTCAGGTTCATCATTTTTCGAAGAAGAGGTTTCCACTTTTGCGTAAACGTACTTATCGATCACTTCAGTTGGATCACCTATTGCAACTTGTTTTCCTTTATTCAAAAGCAAAACTTTATCACAGAATCTCCTCACTGCCCCAAGATCATGGGAAACAAAGACTATAGTAATTCCTTTTTTCCTGTACTCGTTCAAGACATCCAGACACTTCTGCTGGAACTCCATATCTCCAACAGCCAGTACTTCGTCCATCAAGAGGATTTCCGGATCGGTTTGAATTGCTGTTGAAAAGGCAAGCCTTACCTGCATACCCGATGAAAAATTTTTTAACTTTGTATCCCTGAAATTCTCAAGTCCTGCAAACTTAAGAATATCATCCATTTTATCATTAATTTCTTTTTTTTGCATGCCCATTATAGTTGCATATATTTTTATATTCTCTGAAGCAGTGAGGTCCGATTGAAAACCAACTCCAAGTTCAAGAAAAGGAGTCAGCTTCTTAAGGGCAGTAACACTCCCTGCTGAAGGCCTGAGTATGTTTGCAATAATTTTTAAGAGAGTACTCTTTCCACTTCCGTTCTCTCCGATGATCCCGAGAGCTTCCCCTTCTTCAACTATAAAATTAATATCAGTAAGGGCATGGAAAGTTTCATATGTGGGAGGCTTGAAAGCCCCAGTCAAAGTCTCAAAGATAGTGGTTCTTTTTTGATGGGGTATGCGAAATGTCTTATGCAAATGCTCAACTTTAATCGCAGTCATCAGATTTCCTCCGCAAATCTGGGTTCTAACCTGGAAAAAATAATGTATCCTACAAGAAGGAAAACTATTGATGAAAGAAACATAAACAGAAGATCTTCTGTTTTCGCTGGAGAAGAATAAATAATAGTATCTCTTGCAGAAATAATAACCCGTGCGATTGGATTCAAGAGAATAAATCTCTGTAGATTTTTAGGAAATGCATCGAGTGTATACAGTATAGGAGTTGCAAAATATCCAATCTGCAAAAGAACCTGCCAGATAAACTGTACATCCCTGTAAAATACATTTAACGCGGCAAGTGCTAAGGAAAGACCAAGTGAAATGACAAACAGGAAAATCAGGATAAGCGGCACATACACCAAGTTGATGGAAACTGGTACTTTGAAAAATACCATAAATACTATAAATATTAAAGACTCGAAGATGCTCATAAGCAAAGCTGTAATACATGAGGAAATAACGAAGATGTCACGCGGGAAGTAAATTTTCTTGACTATGCTCGCTCTTCCTACTATGGAAAACATTCCGATAGTTGTCGCTCTGCTCATAAATCCCCATAATACGATTCCAAGAAGCAAAAACAGCTGGTAATACTCAACCTGAACCCTCATTAAATTTGAGAAAATAAAGTACAGAACTACAAGCATAAGCATGGGTTCCAGAAGTGACCAGAAGTAACCCAGTATAGAATTTTTGTATCTTAGTTTAAACTCGCTCCATGCCAGTTGCCAGATAAGGTTCCGGTAGTCATAGATCTCTTTCATGCGTTTAACAATCATTATTTACCACATTTTTCATCTTTTCACTAAAAATCGAAAGATCAAAGCGTTTTGCCTGTTCAAGACAAGCATCTCTGTAACTTTTGGGTTCACTGGATATGAGTTTGACAGCCCCTATAACGCCGGGAACATCCGCATATATAAGAAGACCTGTTTTTTCGGTTACGGTCTCTTTAAATCCGCCTTCGTTCACAGCTACAACAGGTTTTCCACTTGCCATTGCCTCCACCGGTGTCATCCCGAAGTCCTCATCCATAGCAGTGCAAATGAGACCTTTACAGCGAGAGTAAAGATCAAGCAACTCTAGCTCAGAGACTTCCCCACGTAGTTTAACATTATCCGGTAGATTTTTAATAATATTTTTTGCATAACTTTTTGCATGGTCTCCTTCTGAATACCCTCCGACAATAATAAGTTTTTCTTCAGGCATTTCCCTGAAGGCATCGATCTGGAGTTCTACTCTTTTCTCAGGATAGAGGCGATTTACAGAAAGCCAGAAATCTCCATACTCATTACATGTGAATTTTGTAGTCTCAACCGGAGGATAGATAACCTCAGCGTCCCTGTGGAAATACATTTTAACTCTCTGCAATGTATTCTCCGAGTTAGTTGCAATTTTACAGACGTGAGAAAGGTAATATTCAGAAATCGGTCTGTGAAACCTGACCCAGATCCTGAAGAAAATTGAAACAAAAAATGACTGTCTTGTCAGAAAGGTATCGTAAAGGTCATAGAAAGCCCTTGTAGGAGTATGACAGTAGTATAAATTTGGTTTATGTTTTTTTGCAGCAAAATGCGCCCAATTTCCGGAAAAAATAAAGAAATCATACTTTTTTGAGAAATCACATGTTGCAAAGAGGAAAGAAGCTGAGATTTGCTTTAAAGGAGGCACCTTTGGAGTCTTTCCAAGGCTTATAATATGTATATCGGAATAACCCATTTTTTTAATGGATTCGAGATTTAAGTCTGTAGTGATAACATCAGCGTTAATGTACTTCGCGAGCATCAACACCAGTTTTTCTCCACCGCCAATGGCTCCGAAGTAATCGTGAAAGATAGCTATTTTCATGTTTATTCTCATTTTTTAAATTATTTCACGTTAGATTTAAATTGTGATTTATATGTGTTTCGAAGCGATTTTTAATTACAATAAAAATTCTGTAAGTTACTGCAAAAGAAAATTGGTTACTGTTTAAAATTCTCCTGTTTAAATTATCTTGCCATTGGAGATTCCATTATAGCCAGGATAAAGATAGTAACAAAGAGCTATGTTCTATCTAATTTTGCAATGTAGAGACTGTAGATAAGAAGATACTAAACGTTTGTATATCAATCAGTTTATATATAAAGAAGTTATGTTTTTCGCAAAGAGAGCTACGTTTTTAAGAATGATGAATGTCTTATCTCCTACAGGAAAAGAATTGGGAGCAAAATAAGGTGATTCCTTGACAAAGGTTGCACTGATCACAGGCATAACAGGCCAAGACGGAACATACATTTCAAAACTTTTATTAGATAAGGGGTATGTAGTACATGGAATAAAGAGAGAGTCTTCTACCAGAGCAGAAGAAAAGGACAAACAACAGAAAAATGCAAACCTTCACTTTCATTTCTGTGACATGACCGACTATTCGAAGCTCTTAAGAATTATTAAAGATGTATGTCCGGATGAGATCTATAACCTGGCGGCTCAAAGCAATGTACAGGTCTCTTTTGACCGACCAGAATATACAGCAGAAATTAATGCACTCGGTACCCTTCGTCTCCTTGAAGCCATACGCACTCTTGGGCTGGAAAAGAAAACAAGATTTTTTCAGGCTTCCACCGGAGATTTGTTCGGAAACTCACTGGATATCCCGCAAAATGAAAATACTCCCTTTCACCCCAGAAACCCTTACGCAGTGTCCAAATTATATGCTTACTGGATCGCCATAAACTATCGTGAAGCTTATAATATGTTTGTCTGCAATGGTATCCTGTTTAATCACGAATCTCCAATAAGACCCGAAATTTTTGTTACGAGAAAAATTACCAGAGCCGCGGTCAGAATAAAAAAAGGATTTCAAGAGAAATTGTACCTTGGAAATCTGGGTGCAAAAAGGGACTGGGGATTTGCAGGAGACTACGTTGAAGCTATGTGGCTGATGTTGCAGCATGATAAACCGGATGATTATGTGATTGCAACAGGTGAAACACATTCAGTACAGGAAGTGGTGGAGTTTGCGTTTAGAGAGGTTGGGCTTGAGATCAAATGGGAAGGAGAAGGGCTTGAAAAAAAAGGAAGAAACGCCGCAACAGGTGAGATTATGGTTGAGGTTGATCCCCAGTTTTACAGGCCTCTAGAGTCAAGCTTATTAGTTGGAAATCCTTCAAAAGCCAGCGAAAAACTCGGATGGGTTCCAAAGGTAAACTTTGAAGAACTGGTAAAAATGATGGTCAAAAATGACCAGGAATTAGTAAAATGTTAAAACACTTGTTTTAAATTGCGTGGTAAAAATGTCTAAAGTCGCATTACTTACAGGAGTAACCGGTCAGGATGGAGCATACCTTGCCGAACTCCTGTTGAATAAAGGATATACTGTGCACGGTATGCACAGAAGATCATCTCTGAGTAATACCGGACGTATAGATCATCTCCTGCAAGATCCCCATCAAGAAAGCTCTAATTTTTTTTTGCATTACGGAGACCTGACTGATTCAGCAAATGTTTTCAGGCTTATAAAGGACATCGAGCCTGATGAAATTTACAACCTTGGCGCCCAAAGTCATGTCCAGGTTTCTTTTGAGACCCCGGAGTACACTGCAAATTCGGATGGGCTTGGAGCCCTTCGTATTCTGGAGGCAATAAGAATTCTCGGACTTGAAGACAAATCTAAGTTCTATCAGGCCTCAACCAGTGAGTTATTCGGAAAAGTACGTGAAGTTCCACAAAAAGAAACAACTCCTTTTTACCCCCGGAGTCCTTATTCAATAGCTAAATTGTATGCTTACTGGATTACCATAAACTACCGTGAAGCTTATGATATGTTTGCCTGTAACGGTATCCTATTTAATCACGAATCTCCTTTAAGGGGAGAAACTTTCGTCACCAGGAAGATTACAATAGCTGTATCAAAAATAAAAAAAGGTCTTCTGGATAAACTTTATCTTGGAAACCTTAATGCAAAACGTGACTGGGGATTCGCAGGTGATTACGTAGAAGCTATATGGCTCATGTTAAATCAGGATAAACCCGATGATTATGTTATAGCGACGGGGGAAACTCACTCAGTGAGAGAATTTACAGAACTTGCATTTAGAGAAGCAAACATTGACATCGAATGGGAAGGGGAGGGAGTTAACGAGATAGGCAGGGACGCTGACAGTGGAAAAGTACTCGTAGAAGTTGATCCTATGTTTTACAGACCAACTGAAGTAGACCTATTGATAGGAGATCCTTCAAAAGCCAGGGAAAGACTTGGCTGGAAAACAAAAGTAAGTTTTGAAGAACTAGTCAAAATGATGGTAAAAAGCGATATGAAGAAATAATCATGGGTGCAGGGCAGAAAATCTCTTTTTATTAAGAAATTTGATTTTCTAATGGGGCTAATATACATAATTATTTAGAAAGAATAAATGTGAGTGATATGGAGAAATCAGAAAAAATCGAAAAAGACAAAAATGCACAAAGCACGTTTTCAAAAAATATCTTTGTGCTTGGAGCTATACTTTTAGCCAGCTTCATCATGCGCATGCTCTCCTATGCTTCACTTACTGCAGATGGAGGCATTACCTTCACGGGCTATGATGAGTTTTATCATATGCGGCGCATTCTTTATACAACCTTCAATTTTCCCCATTTTCTTAACTTTGATACCTATATCAACTATCCTTATGGTTTTGAGGTTGGGTGGCCGCCATTCTTTGACCTTCTAGGTGCTCTTCTCGCACTAGTTCTTGGAGGAGGACAGCCTGATACGCACACCGTCGAATTTGCAGGCGCTATCTTGCCGGTACTGCTCGGGATCCTGACAATAATCCCGGTTTATGTTATAGCCGCTTCGGTCTTTGACAGAAGAACAGCACTTGTCGGAGCTTTTGCTTTTGCTGTTCTGCCTGCCCATGTATACGTATCCCGCTTCGGGACAGTTGACCATCACGTAGCTGAAGTCTTTCTCTCAACAGTAGCCTATGCCTTTTTCATACTTGCCTTAAAGCTGGCAGGAGAGAGTAAACTTTCACTAAGTTCACTTAAAAACGTATCCTCAGATAAAAAACTCATAAGTCCCCTGGTTCTTTCAGCAGTCTCAGGGCTCTTTTTCTCCCTTCTCATCTTCACATGGGTAGGAGCTCCTGCCTTTGTCAGTTTTATTGTCCTTTACGCACTAGTTCAGACAACACTCGATATTAAAGCAGGAAAAGAGTCGGATTACTTATTCATCTGCTCGGCTGCAACTCTGTTTGCAACACTTCTGTTTACCATTCCCCTCTCAGCAGGAGCAGTCCGCCAGGGCCTGGAAATGAGTGCGATGTACCTTTCCTGGTTCCAGGTAGTGTATGTGCTGATCATGCTTGCCGGCATATTCCTTCTCTGGGGCTTTTCAGCGTTTGTTTCAAAGAAAGGGATGGACTGGAAGTATTACCCTGGCGTTTTAATTTTCATTTCCATCTCAGGGATCCTTTTCCTGAGAATG
The genomic region above belongs to Methanosarcina horonobensis HB-1 = JCM 15518 and contains:
- the gmd gene encoding GDP-mannose 4,6-dehydratase gives rise to the protein MTKVALITGITGQDGTYISKLLLDKGYVVHGIKRESSTRAEEKDKQQKNANLHFHFCDMTDYSKLLRIIKDVCPDEIYNLAAQSNVQVSFDRPEYTAEINALGTLRLLEAIRTLGLEKKTRFFQASTGDLFGNSLDIPQNENTPFHPRNPYAVSKLYAYWIAINYREAYNMFVCNGILFNHESPIRPEIFVTRKITRAAVRIKKGFQEKLYLGNLGAKRDWGFAGDYVEAMWLMLQHDKPDDYVIATGETHSVQEVVEFAFREVGLEIKWEGEGLEKKGRNAATGEIMVEVDPQFYRPLESSLLVGNPSKASEKLGWVPKVNFEELVKMMVKNDQELVKC
- the gmd gene encoding GDP-mannose 4,6-dehydratase codes for the protein MSKVALLTGVTGQDGAYLAELLLNKGYTVHGMHRRSSLSNTGRIDHLLQDPHQESSNFFLHYGDLTDSANVFRLIKDIEPDEIYNLGAQSHVQVSFETPEYTANSDGLGALRILEAIRILGLEDKSKFYQASTSELFGKVREVPQKETTPFYPRSPYSIAKLYAYWITINYREAYDMFACNGILFNHESPLRGETFVTRKITIAVSKIKKGLLDKLYLGNLNAKRDWGFAGDYVEAIWLMLNQDKPDDYVIATGETHSVREFTELAFREANIDIEWEGEGVNEIGRDADSGKVLVEVDPMFYRPTEVDLLIGDPSKARERLGWKTKVSFEELVKMMVKSDMKK